Proteins encoded within one genomic window of Manis pentadactyla isolate mManPen7 chromosome 4, mManPen7.hap1, whole genome shotgun sequence:
- the SLC26A11 gene encoding sodium-independent sulfate anion transporter isoform X2, with product MPISGMPSSVKALGPARPSGTSMGPQARCCSPAALQRRLPILAWLPDYSLQWLKMDFIAGLSVGLTVIPQALAYAEVAGLPPQYGLYSAFMGCFVYFFLGTSRDVTLGPTAIMSLLVSFYTFHAPAYAVLLAFLSGCIQLAMGFLHLGFLLDFISCPVIKGFTSAATITIGFGQIKNLLGLQNIPRQFFLQVYHTFRNIGETRAGDATLGLVCMVLLLVLKLMHDHVPPVHPEMPPGVRLSHGLVWTATTARNALVVSFAALVAYSFEVTGYQPFVLTGEIVKGLPPVQTPPFSVTTANGTASFTEMVKGMGAGLAVVPLMGLLESIAVAKSFASQNNYRIDTNQELLAIGLTNMLGSLVSSYPVTGSFGRTAVNAQSGVCTPAGGLVTGLDVLPLCVTFLLCFWEMQYGILAGALVSTLILLHSVARPRMQVSEGPVLVLQPAGGLHFPTVEVLREAILSRALAAAPPRCAILECTHVCSIDYTVVLGLGELLEDFHRQGVTLAFVGLQVPVLRVLLSADLKGAQYFTSLEEAEKCLTQEPGTQPYNISEDSVPEHKVALLRA from the exons ATGCCCATCTCAGGCATGCCCTCGTCTGTGAAGGCGCTGGGTCCGGCGAGGCCCTCCGGTACCAGTATGGGCCCCCAGGCCCGCTGCTGCTCGCCTGCGGCCCTGCAGAGGAGGCTGCCCATCCTGGCCTGGCTACCTGACTACTCCCTGCAGTGGCTGAAGATGGACTTTATCGCTGGCCTCTCGGTGGGGCTCACAGTCATTCCGCAGGCGTTGGCCTATGCTGAGGTGGCTGGACTCCCGCCCCAG TATGGCCTCTACTCTGCCTTCATGGGGTGCTTCGTGTATTTCTTCCTGGGCACCTCCCGGGACGTGACGCTGGGCCCCACGGCCATCATGTCCCTGCTCGTCTCCTTCTACACCTTCCACGCCCCCGCCTATGCTGTGCTTCTGGCCTTCCTGTCGGGCTGCATCCAGTTGGCCATGGGGTTCCTGCACTTGG GGTTCCTGCTGGACTTCATCTCCTGCCCGGTCATTAAAGGTTTCACCTCTGCCGCTACCATCACCATTGGCTTTGGGCAGATCAAG AACCTCCTGGGGCTGCAGAACATCCCGAGGCAGTTTTTCCTGCAAGTGTACCACACCTTCCGGAACATCGGAGAGACCAG GGCGGGCGACGCCACGCTGGGGCTGGTCTGCATGGTGCTGCTGctggtgctgaagctgatgcatgACCACGTGCCTCCTGTCCACCCTGAGATGCCCCCCGGCGTGCGGCTCAGCCATGGGCTGGTTTGGACTGCCACAACAG CTCGCAATGCCCTGGTGGTCTCCTTTGCTGCCCTGGTTGCATACTCCTTCGAGGTGACCGGATACCAACCTTTCGTTCTAACTGGGGAGATAGTCAAGGGGCTTCCTCCAGTCCAGACCCCTCCCTTCTCAGTGACCACTGCCAATGGGACAGCCTCCTTCACCGAGATGGTAAAG GGCATGGGGGCTGGGCTGGCCGTGGTGCCCCTGATGGGTCTCCTGGAGAGCATCGCGGTGGCTAAATCCTTTG CTTCTCAAAATAATTACCGCATCGACACCAACCAGGAGCTGCTGGCCATCG GCCTGACCAACATGCTGGGCTCCCTCGTCTCTTCCTACCCTGTCACAGGCAGCTTCGGACG GACAGCTGTGAATGCCCAGTCGGGGGTGTGCACCCCAGCGGGCGGCCTGGTGACAG GGCTGGACGTGCTTCCCCTCTGTGTGACATTCCTGCTGTGTTTCTGGGAGATGCAGTACGGCATCCTGGCTGGGGCCCTGGTGTCCACCCTGATTCTCCTGCACTCCGTGGCCAGACCCAGGATGCAG GTGTCAGAGGGGCCAGTACTGGTCCTGCAGCCGGCTGGCGGCCTGCACTTCCCCACGGTTGAGGTCCTCCGGGAGGCGATACTAAGTCGGGCTCTAGCAG CGGCGCCCCCACGCTGCGCAATCCTGGAGTGCACGCATGTCTGCAGCATCGACTACACTGTGGTGCTGGGGCTCGGGGAGCTCCTGGAGGACTTCCACAGGCAGGGCGTCACCCTCGCCTTCGTCGGCCTGCAG GTTCCTGTCCTCCGGGTCCTGCTGTCCGCTGACCTGAAGGGCGCCCAGTACTTTACCTCGCTGGAAGAAGCAG agAAATGCCTGACCCAAGAACCAGGGACCCAGCCCTACAATATCAGCGAAGATTCTGTCCCAGAACACAAGGTCGCCCTGTTGAGGGCCTAG
- the SGSH gene encoding N-sulphoglucosamine sulphohydrolase, producing MRRRGSACWVVLLVLGLCCAHRARSRNVLLILADDGGFESGAYNNSAISTPHLDALARRSLTFRSAFTSVSSCSPSRASLLTGLPQHQNGMYGLHQDIHHFSSFDGVQSLPLLLGRAGIRTGIIGKKHVGPETVYPFDFAYTEENGSVLQVGRNITRIKLLVRKFLQSLDDRPFFLYVAFHDPHRCGHSQPQYGAFCEKFGNGESGMGWIPDWTPKTYNPQDVLVPYFVPDTPAARADLATQYTTISRMDQGIGLVLQELRGAGVLNDTLVIFTSDNGIPFPSGRTNLYWPGTAEPLLVSSPEHPQRQGQVSEASVSLLDLTPTVLDWFSIPYPSYTIFGSKTVELTGRSLLPALEAEPLWTTVFGSQSHHEVTMAYPMRSVYHQGFRLVHNLGFRMPFPIDQDLYVSPTFQDLLNRTVAGRPTGWYKDLRHYYYRERWELYDRGRDPWETRNLAADPRYAQVLQLLQARLAEWQWETHDPWVCAPDGVLEDKPSPQCRPLHNEL from the exons ATGCGCCGCCGGGGTTCGGCCTGCTGGGTGGTGTTGCTCGTCCTGGGGCTCTGCTGCGCGCACCGGGCGCGCTCCCGGAACGTGCTGCTGATCCTCG CGGACGATGGAGGCTTTGAGAGCGGTGCTTACAACAACAGTGCCATCAGCACCCCTCACCTGGACGCCTTGGCCCGCCGCAGCCTGACCTTCCGCAGTGCCTTCACCTCTGTCAGCAGCTGCTCTCCCAGCCGGGCCAGCCTCCTCACCGGCCTGCCCCAG CATCAGAACGGCATGTATGGCCTGCACCAGGACATCCACCACTTCAGCTCCTTCGACGGGGTACAGAGCCTCCCACTGTTGCTGGGCCGCGCCGGCATTCGCACAG gcATCATTGGAAAGAAGCACGTGGGACCCGAAACGGTGTACCCGTTCGACTTTGCCTACACGGAAGAGAACGGCTCTGTGCTCCAGGTGGGGCGGAACATCACTAGGATTAAGCTGCTGGTCCGGAAATTCCTGCAGTCTCTGGATGACAG GCCCTTCTTCCTCTATGTCGCCTTCCATGACCCCCACCGCTGCGGGCACTCCCAGCCCCAGTATGGGGCCTTCTGCGAGAAGTTTGGCAATGGGGAGAGTGGCATGGGGTGGATCCCAGACTGGACCCCCAAGACCTACAACCCCCAGGATGTGCTG GTGCCTTACTTTGTCCCTGACACCCCAGCGGCCCGAGCTGACCTGGCCACTCAGTACACCACCATCAGCCGAATGGACCAAG GCATTGGACTCGTGCTCCAGGAGCTGCGTGGAGCAGGTGTCCTGAATGACACCCTGGTGATCTTCACATCAGACAATGGGATCCCCTTCCCCAGTGGCAGGACCAACCTGTACTGGCCGGGCACCGCCGAGCCCTTGCTGGTGTCATCCCCGGAGCACCCGCAGCGCCAGGGCCAGGTCAGCGAGGCCTCCGTGAGCCTCCTAG acctcacGCCCACCGTCTTGGATTGGTTCTCCATCCCCTACCCCAGCTACACCATCTTTGGCTCAAAGACCGTTGAGCTCACTGGCCGGTCCCTCCTGCCGGCGCTGGAAGCAGAGCCCCTCTGGACCACCGTCTTTGGCAGCCAGAGCCACCACGAAGTCACCATGGCTTACCCCATGCGCTCGGTGTACCACCAGGGCTTCCGCCTCGTGCACAACCTGGGCTTCAGGATGCCCTTCCCCATCGACCAGGACCTCTACGTGTCGCCGACCTTTCAGGACCTCCTGAATCGCACCGTGGCCGGCCGGCCCACCGGCTGGTACAAGGACCTCCGTCACTATTACTACCGGGAGCGCTGGGAGCTCTATGACAGGGGCCGGGACCCGTGGGAGACCCGGAACCTGGCCGCTGACCCGCGCTACGCACAGGTGCTGCAGCTGCTTCAGGCCCGGCTGGCCGAGTGGCAGTGGGAGACGCATGACCCCTGGGTGTGTGCTCCTGACGGCGTCCTGGAGGACAAGCCCTCCCCACAGTGCCGGCCGCTCCACAATGAGCTGTGA
- the SLC26A11 gene encoding sodium-independent sulfate anion transporter isoform X1 — protein sequence MPISGMPSSVKALGPARPSGTSMGPQARCCSPAALQRRLPILAWLPDYSLQWLKMDFIAGLSVGLTVIPQALAYAEVAGLPPQYGLYSAFMGCFVYFFLGTSRDVTLGPTAIMSLLVSFYTFHAPAYAVLLAFLSGCIQLAMGFLHLGFLLDFISCPVIKGFTSAATITIGFGQIKNLLGLQNIPRQFFLQVYHTFRNIGETRAGDATLGLVCMVLLLVLKLMHDHVPPVHPEMPPGVRLSHGLVWTATTARNALVVSFAALVAYSFEVTGYQPFVLTGEIVKGLPPVQTPPFSVTTANGTASFTEMVKGMGAGLAVVPLMGLLESIAVAKSFASQNNYRIDTNQELLAIGLTNMLGSLVSSYPVTGSFGRTAVNAQSGVCTPAGGLVTGVLVLLSLDYLTSLFYYIPKSALAAVIIMAVAPLFDARIVQTLWRVARLDVLPLCVTFLLCFWEMQYGILAGALVSTLILLHSVARPRMQVSEGPVLVLQPAGGLHFPTVEVLREAILSRALAAAPPRCAILECTHVCSIDYTVVLGLGELLEDFHRQGVTLAFVGLQVPVLRVLLSADLKGAQYFTSLEEAEKCLTQEPGTQPYNISEDSVPEHKVALLRA from the exons ATGCCCATCTCAGGCATGCCCTCGTCTGTGAAGGCGCTGGGTCCGGCGAGGCCCTCCGGTACCAGTATGGGCCCCCAGGCCCGCTGCTGCTCGCCTGCGGCCCTGCAGAGGAGGCTGCCCATCCTGGCCTGGCTACCTGACTACTCCCTGCAGTGGCTGAAGATGGACTTTATCGCTGGCCTCTCGGTGGGGCTCACAGTCATTCCGCAGGCGTTGGCCTATGCTGAGGTGGCTGGACTCCCGCCCCAG TATGGCCTCTACTCTGCCTTCATGGGGTGCTTCGTGTATTTCTTCCTGGGCACCTCCCGGGACGTGACGCTGGGCCCCACGGCCATCATGTCCCTGCTCGTCTCCTTCTACACCTTCCACGCCCCCGCCTATGCTGTGCTTCTGGCCTTCCTGTCGGGCTGCATCCAGTTGGCCATGGGGTTCCTGCACTTGG GGTTCCTGCTGGACTTCATCTCCTGCCCGGTCATTAAAGGTTTCACCTCTGCCGCTACCATCACCATTGGCTTTGGGCAGATCAAG AACCTCCTGGGGCTGCAGAACATCCCGAGGCAGTTTTTCCTGCAAGTGTACCACACCTTCCGGAACATCGGAGAGACCAG GGCGGGCGACGCCACGCTGGGGCTGGTCTGCATGGTGCTGCTGctggtgctgaagctgatgcatgACCACGTGCCTCCTGTCCACCCTGAGATGCCCCCCGGCGTGCGGCTCAGCCATGGGCTGGTTTGGACTGCCACAACAG CTCGCAATGCCCTGGTGGTCTCCTTTGCTGCCCTGGTTGCATACTCCTTCGAGGTGACCGGATACCAACCTTTCGTTCTAACTGGGGAGATAGTCAAGGGGCTTCCTCCAGTCCAGACCCCTCCCTTCTCAGTGACCACTGCCAATGGGACAGCCTCCTTCACCGAGATGGTAAAG GGCATGGGGGCTGGGCTGGCCGTGGTGCCCCTGATGGGTCTCCTGGAGAGCATCGCGGTGGCTAAATCCTTTG CTTCTCAAAATAATTACCGCATCGACACCAACCAGGAGCTGCTGGCCATCG GCCTGACCAACATGCTGGGCTCCCTCGTCTCTTCCTACCCTGTCACAGGCAGCTTCGGACG GACAGCTGTGAATGCCCAGTCGGGGGTGTGCACCCCAGCGGGCGGCCTGGTGACAG GCGTCCTCGTGCTGCTGTCGCTGGACTACCTGACCTCGctcttctactacatccccaAGTCCGCCCTGGCCGCCGTCATTATCATGGCCGTGGCCCCCCTGTTCGACGCCAGGATTGTCCAGACGCTGTGGCGTGTGGCGC GGCTGGACGTGCTTCCCCTCTGTGTGACATTCCTGCTGTGTTTCTGGGAGATGCAGTACGGCATCCTGGCTGGGGCCCTGGTGTCCACCCTGATTCTCCTGCACTCCGTGGCCAGACCCAGGATGCAG GTGTCAGAGGGGCCAGTACTGGTCCTGCAGCCGGCTGGCGGCCTGCACTTCCCCACGGTTGAGGTCCTCCGGGAGGCGATACTAAGTCGGGCTCTAGCAG CGGCGCCCCCACGCTGCGCAATCCTGGAGTGCACGCATGTCTGCAGCATCGACTACACTGTGGTGCTGGGGCTCGGGGAGCTCCTGGAGGACTTCCACAGGCAGGGCGTCACCCTCGCCTTCGTCGGCCTGCAG GTTCCTGTCCTCCGGGTCCTGCTGTCCGCTGACCTGAAGGGCGCCCAGTACTTTACCTCGCTGGAAGAAGCAG agAAATGCCTGACCCAAGAACCAGGGACCCAGCCCTACAATATCAGCGAAGATTCTGTCCCAGAACACAAGGTCGCCCTGTTGAGGGCCTAG